The proteins below are encoded in one region of Bacteroides uniformis:
- a CDS encoding ABC-F family ATP-binding cassette domain-containing protein: MAAVNSILQVENLTKSFGDLVLFENISLGLSEGQRVGLIAKNGSGKTTLLNILSGKEGYDNGTISFRRDLRVGYLEQDPQYPEELTVLEACFHHGNSTVELIKEYERCMETEGHPGLDEILVRMDHEKAWEYEQKAKQILSQLKIRDFSQHVKHLSGGQLKRVALANTLITEPDLLILDEPTNHLDLDMTEWLEEYLRRNNLSLLMVTHDRYFLDRVCSEIVEIDNRQIYQYKGNYSYYLEKRQERIEAKTVEIERANNLYRTELEWMRRMPQARGHKARYREDAFYELEKVAKQRFNNDNVKLDVKASYIGSKIFEADHLYKSFGDLKILDDFSYIFSRYEKMGIVGNNGTGKSTFIKILMGLEQADSGTLDIGETVRFGYYSQDGLQFDEQMKVIDVVQDIAEVIELGNGKKLTASQFLQHFLFTPETQHSYVYKLSGGERRRLYLCTVLMRNPNFLVLDEPTNDLDIVTLNVLEEYLQNFKGCVIVVSHDRYFMDKVVDHLLVFNGQGDIRDFPGNYTQYRDWKDAKVHQEKEKEKEAAKAQEDKTAKVRLNEKRRMSFKEKREFEQLEQEIADLETEKNAIEEALCSGTLSVDELTEKSKRLPELSDLIDEKTLRWLELSEIESN; this comes from the coding sequence TTGGCAGCAGTAAATTCAATTCTTCAGGTGGAAAACTTGACCAAGTCGTTCGGTGACTTGGTACTATTCGAAAATATTTCTTTGGGCTTGTCCGAGGGACAGCGTGTCGGGTTGATAGCCAAGAACGGCAGTGGCAAGACGACATTGCTCAATATCCTTTCCGGCAAGGAAGGGTATGACAATGGCACCATTTCCTTCCGTCGTGATTTGCGTGTGGGTTATCTGGAACAAGACCCGCAATATCCCGAAGAGCTGACCGTGCTCGAAGCGTGCTTCCATCATGGCAACAGTACTGTCGAGTTAATCAAGGAATATGAACGTTGCATGGAAACGGAGGGGCATCCCGGCTTGGACGAAATTCTGGTGCGTATGGACCATGAAAAAGCTTGGGAGTACGAGCAGAAGGCGAAACAGATTCTGTCTCAACTTAAAATACGTGATTTCAGTCAGCACGTAAAACATCTGTCCGGCGGGCAGTTGAAGCGTGTGGCACTTGCCAATACCCTTATCACTGAACCCGATTTGCTGATACTGGACGAGCCTACCAACCACCTCGACCTCGATATGACGGAGTGGCTGGAGGAATATCTCCGCCGGAATAACCTCAGCTTGTTGATGGTGACACACGACCGTTATTTCCTCGACCGTGTATGCTCCGAAATCGTAGAGATAGACAACCGGCAGATTTATCAGTATAAAGGCAATTACAGTTATTATCTGGAGAAGCGCCAAGAGCGTATCGAGGCCAAGACTGTGGAGATAGAACGTGCCAATAACCTCTACCGCACAGAGCTGGAATGGATGCGCCGCATGCCGCAAGCCCGCGGGCACAAGGCACGCTATCGGGAGGATGCCTTTTACGAGTTGGAGAAGGTGGCAAAGCAGCGTTTCAACAACGACAATGTAAAGCTGGACGTTAAGGCTTCTTATATAGGCAGTAAGATATTCGAGGCAGACCATCTGTACAAATCCTTTGGTGACTTGAAGATTCTGGATGATTTCTCTTACATCTTCTCCCGTTACGAAAAGATGGGTATCGTAGGGAATAACGGTACGGGCAAGTCGACCTTCATCAAGATACTGATGGGGTTGGAGCAGGCAGACAGCGGTACGCTGGACATTGGCGAGACGGTCCGCTTCGGTTACTACTCGCAGGACGGCTTGCAGTTTGACGAGCAGATGAAAGTGATTGATGTAGTGCAGGACATTGCCGAAGTCATAGAACTGGGCAACGGCAAGAAGCTGACGGCATCGCAATTCCTGCAACATTTCCTGTTTACTCCCGAGACACAGCACAGCTATGTCTACAAGCTGAGTGGGGGAGAACGCCGCCGCCTCTATCTGTGTACGGTCCTGATGCGCAATCCCAACTTCCTGGTGCTGGATGAGCCGACCAATGACCTCGATATTGTGACGCTGAATGTGCTGGAAGAGTATTTGCAGAATTTCAAAGGATGCGTGATTGTGGTGAGCCACGACCGTTATTTCATGGACAAAGTGGTAGACCATCTGTTAGTGTTCAACGGACAAGGGGACATCCGCGACTTTCCCGGCAACTATACACAATATCGCGACTGGAAAGATGCGAAAGTCCATCAGGAAAAGGAGAAAGAGAAAGAAGCCGCCAAGGCTCAGGAGGACAAGACGGCGAAGGTGCGTCTGAACGAAAAGCGGCGCATGTCTTTTAAGGAAAAACGCGAGTTTGAACAATTGGAGCAGGAGATAGCTGACCTGGAAACCGAAAAGAATGCAATTGAAGAGGCTTTGTGCAGCGGTACTTTGTCTGTGGACGAACTGACGGAGAAGTCGAAACGTTTGCCGGAATTGTCGGACTTGATTGACGAAAAAACATTGCGCTGGCTGGAGCTGAGTGAGATAGAATCGAACTGA
- a CDS encoding S46 family peptidase yields the protein MKRILLSLFITSSVLAAHADEGMWMLTDLQKQNEVAMTELGLLIPTNQIYNPDGIALKDAVVHFGGGCTGEVISAEGLVLTNHHCGYGAIQQHSSVEHDYLTDGFWAMSREEELPCKGLTVTYIDRILDVTDYVNEQLKTDDDPNGTNYLSPKYLKTVADRFAKSEGIALTPGRKLELKAFYGGNRYYLFVKTTYSDIRMVGAPPSSIGKFGADTDNWMWPRHTGDFSMFRIYADKDGKPAAYSKDNVPLKVKKHLTISLDGYRKGDFTFVMGFPGRNWRYMISDEVEERMQTTNFMRHHVRDVRQKALMKQMLQDDAVRIHYASKYASSANYWKNAIGMNEGLVRLKVLDTKRAQQEALLARGRSLNDNSYQQAFDQIRAIVKQRRPALYHQQAIQEALVTGLDFMRIPSTAGLVSALKNKDKKQIAAAKDSLQKAADRYFASVPFPEVERIVGKEMLKIYMKYIPAEQRIGIFQIIDKRFKGNSDAFIDACFEHSIFGNKENFAKFIRKPSLYKINTDWMVLLKYSITDGLLQTSIAMMDANKNYNAAHKVWVKGMMDMKLANGQPIYPDANSTLRLTYGQVLPYAPADGVKYDYYTTLKGAMEKEDPDNWEFVVPTKLKQLYQAKDFGRYAMPNGEMPICFIVNTDNTGGNSGSPVFNAKGELIGTGFDRNYEGLTGDIAFRPSSQRAACVDIRYTLFIIDKYAGASHLIEEMTIK from the coding sequence ATGAAAAGAATCCTATTATCATTATTCATTACATCTTCTGTCCTTGCCGCACACGCCGACGAAGGTATGTGGATGCTCACCGACCTGCAAAAGCAGAACGAAGTAGCCATGACGGAACTCGGACTGCTCATCCCCACCAACCAAATCTACAATCCCGACGGCATTGCCCTGAAGGATGCCGTGGTGCATTTCGGCGGTGGCTGTACCGGCGAAGTCATCTCTGCCGAAGGCCTGGTACTGACCAACCACCACTGCGGCTATGGCGCCATACAACAACACAGCTCGGTGGAACACGACTACCTGACCGACGGTTTCTGGGCTATGTCCCGCGAAGAGGAGCTTCCCTGCAAGGGACTCACCGTCACCTACATCGACCGGATACTGGACGTGACAGACTACGTAAACGAACAACTGAAAACCGACGACGACCCGAACGGCACCAATTATCTGTCTCCCAAATACCTGAAAACAGTAGCCGACCGCTTCGCCAAGTCCGAAGGCATCGCCCTGACACCCGGCCGCAAACTGGAACTGAAAGCCTTCTACGGTGGAAACAGATACTATCTGTTCGTAAAGACCACCTATAGCGACATCCGCATGGTAGGCGCTCCCCCCTCCTCCATCGGCAAGTTCGGTGCAGACACCGACAACTGGATGTGGCCCCGCCACACGGGAGATTTCTCCATGTTCCGCATTTATGCCGACAAAGACGGGAAACCCGCCGCTTACAGCAAAGACAACGTTCCCCTAAAAGTGAAGAAACATCTCACCATCAGCCTTGACGGCTATCGCAAGGGCGACTTTACCTTCGTCATGGGATTCCCCGGACGCAACTGGCGCTACATGATTTCCGACGAGGTGGAAGAGCGTATGCAAACCACCAACTTCATGCGCCACCACGTGCGCGATGTCCGCCAGAAAGCTCTGATGAAACAAATGTTGCAAGACGATGCCGTACGCATCCACTATGCCAGCAAGTATGCATCTTCTGCCAACTACTGGAAAAATGCCATCGGTATGAACGAAGGTCTCGTCCGTCTGAAAGTATTGGACACTAAACGTGCACAGCAAGAGGCACTCCTGGCACGCGGACGCTCGCTGAACGACAATAGCTATCAGCAAGCATTCGACCAGATACGCGCCATCGTAAAGCAACGCCGTCCAGCCCTCTACCACCAGCAAGCCATTCAGGAAGCACTGGTGACGGGACTCGATTTCATGCGTATCCCCAGCACCGCAGGACTGGTATCTGCCTTGAAGAACAAGGACAAAAAACAGATTGCAGCAGCTAAAGACAGCCTTCAGAAGGCAGCCGACCGCTACTTTGCCTCTGTCCCCTTCCCCGAAGTGGAACGTATTGTTGGCAAGGAAATGCTGAAAATCTACATGAAGTATATCCCTGCCGAACAACGCATCGGTATTTTCCAAATCATAGACAAGCGTTTCAAGGGCAACAGCGACGCTTTCATCGACGCCTGCTTTGAACATTCCATCTTCGGCAACAAGGAGAACTTTGCCAAGTTCATCCGCAAGCCCAGCCTCTACAAGATTAATACAGACTGGATGGTCTTGCTGAAATATTCCATCACGGACGGCCTGCTTCAGACCTCCATTGCCATGATGGATGCCAATAAAAACTACAATGCCGCCCACAAGGTATGGGTAAAGGGCATGATGGACATGAAACTTGCCAATGGTCAGCCCATCTATCCGGATGCCAACTCCACCTTGCGCCTGACCTACGGTCAAGTACTCCCCTACGCTCCGGCAGACGGTGTGAAATATGATTACTACACCACTCTGAAAGGAGCTATGGAAAAGGAAGATCCCGACAATTGGGAGTTTGTAGTCCCCACCAAACTGAAACAGCTGTATCAGGCAAAGGATTTCGGACGTTATGCCATGCCGAACGGCGAAATGCCCATCTGCTTCATTGTCAACACAGACAATACCGGTGGAAACTCCGGCAGCCCAGTGTTCAATGCCAAAGGAGAACTGATAGGTACCGGCTTTGACCGCAATTACGAAGGTCTGACTGGCGACATTGCCTTCCGTCCGTCCTCCCAACGAGCAGCATGTGTAGACATCCGCTACACCTTGTTCATCATCGACAAATACGCGGGAGCTTCGCATCTCATTGAAGAGATGACAATTAAATAA
- a CDS encoding DUF3805 domain-containing protein, with product MEQSKKFISPGAWFSMTYPADWNEFEDGEGSFLFYNPNEWTGNFRISAFKGNATYGKDSVKQELRENSSAIPVRIGRMECAYSKEMFEEEGAYYTSHLWITGADEVAFECSFTVKKGEPVAEAEKIIASLETRKDGVKYPAEIIPVRLSEIYQINEAYEWVDTTIKELLKKDFQGAEEDIAKMQQMMEESNIGPKKKDAWLAFGIALCVIFANEVDGMEWRTLVDGNREAPILLNTSTGEWIDPMKLVWSKVKAGGKVNLPEIYSSLF from the coding sequence ATGGAACAAAGCAAGAAATTTATCTCTCCGGGGGCATGGTTCTCCATGACTTATCCGGCAGACTGGAATGAATTCGAGGACGGGGAAGGCTCTTTCCTTTTTTATAACCCCAATGAGTGGACCGGTAATTTTCGCATTTCGGCTTTCAAAGGGAATGCTACATATGGCAAGGACTCCGTGAAGCAAGAGTTACGGGAAAACTCCTCTGCCATTCCGGTTAGGATAGGCCGGATGGAATGTGCATATAGTAAGGAGATGTTCGAGGAAGAAGGTGCGTACTATACTTCCCATTTATGGATAACGGGCGCGGATGAAGTTGCCTTTGAATGTTCGTTTACGGTGAAGAAAGGAGAGCCGGTTGCAGAAGCGGAGAAGATTATCGCTTCGCTGGAAACGCGGAAGGATGGAGTGAAGTATCCAGCGGAGATAATTCCGGTGCGCCTTTCGGAAATCTACCAGATTAATGAAGCATACGAGTGGGTGGATACTACTATAAAGGAATTGTTGAAGAAGGATTTCCAGGGAGCCGAGGAAGACATTGCCAAGATGCAGCAGATGATGGAAGAAAGCAACATCGGTCCTAAGAAGAAGGATGCATGGCTGGCTTTTGGCATCGCGCTTTGTGTTATTTTCGCCAATGAAGTGGACGGTATGGAATGGCGTACCTTGGTGGACGGAAACCGGGAAGCGCCCATATTGCTGAACACGTCTACCGGTGAATGGATAGACCCCATGAAGCTGGTTTGGAGCAAAGTAAAGGCAGGAGGTAAAGTGAATCTGCCGGAGATATACAGCTCCTTGTTCTAA
- the trxA gene encoding thioredoxin, giving the protein MEKFEELIQSEKPVLVDFFATWCGPCKAMHPVLEELKNEIGDAARIAKIDVDQHEELAARYRIQAVPTFIVFKKGEAVWRHSGVISGKDLKAVIEQNS; this is encoded by the coding sequence ATGGAAAAGTTTGAAGAATTGATACAATCAGAAAAGCCCGTTTTAGTTGATTTCTTTGCAACCTGGTGTGGCCCGTGCAAGGCGATGCATCCGGTACTGGAAGAACTCAAAAACGAAATAGGAGATGCTGCCCGTATCGCCAAAATAGATGTAGACCAGCACGAAGAACTTGCTGCCCGCTACCGTATACAAGCAGTACCGACATTTATCGTATTTAAGAAAGGCGAAGCCGTATGGCGCCACTCGGGTGTCATCAGCGGTAAGGATTTGAAAGCCGTTATAGAACAAAACTCTTAA
- a CDS encoding SusD/RagB family nutrient-binding outer membrane lipoprotein, which produces MKLFKSMILCSVGALMTLFSGCSDWLDVNVDPENPTAGNATYDSRLAHIEFYTNSATQFAAWRSSMSMGDWTRYYDGGTYWSMSYWSPQTGAVTTPYQWWFCGAAVNIPFLIDKATAAEAWHYVGAARVIRAYGFMLMTDLYGEMPYKSSEAEAGVTPTYNDGKTIYLGCLADLDTAIEMFQKEQGSATASLAVGDIWNGGSVDKWLKLAYLLKARYINKLIKKGEGSYLEGKYDAAEILACLDKAQQSNADNTVFNHIDANNSHDVLGWDEPVDYSPLFSVCGMNAGYMPTKMLYDNLTNFAGSGIEDPRADKILPWAYSKQSSNSPAEVKFKNGWRRSMGVDMIGNDSPSLTGGPLRSNFSAAKGWWIDSESSTRKGDTIYVECTSQCKAYQGRPDLLYRRDGTDASRESGTFYTRVSSPTYIGTYAEACFIRAEVLFNQGNKGAAFNAYKKGIAASIDGMNDKLKVWCREDANLEACPSFSPMTQTDIDNYLNNGIGTEENITLGKILTQKRLALHFSMEIWNDMRRYDFNPELFLGWGIPARYGVDATAQKNIPQGKQFRRWQQCSHELNYNTANLQAIGATVPGADTSIALWNAAEDVWTLPVWWDSAQN; this is translated from the coding sequence ATGAAATTATTCAAATCTATGATATTATGTAGTGTGGGTGCCCTTATGACTTTGTTCTCGGGGTGTAGTGACTGGCTCGATGTAAATGTCGATCCCGAAAATCCCACAGCTGGAAATGCGACCTATGATTCACGATTGGCACATATTGAATTTTATACCAACAGTGCCACTCAGTTTGCTGCTTGGCGTTCCAGTATGTCTATGGGCGATTGGACACGCTATTATGACGGCGGTACTTATTGGAGCATGTCTTATTGGAGTCCTCAGACCGGTGCCGTTACCACTCCCTACCAATGGTGGTTCTGTGGAGCTGCTGTAAATATTCCATTTTTGATTGACAAGGCTACGGCAGCCGAGGCTTGGCATTATGTGGGTGCAGCTCGCGTAATTCGTGCCTATGGTTTTATGCTTATGACAGACCTTTATGGAGAAATGCCTTACAAGTCGAGTGAGGCTGAAGCCGGTGTTACTCCTACCTATAATGACGGAAAAACAATCTATTTGGGCTGTTTGGCCGATCTTGACACCGCTATCGAGATGTTCCAAAAAGAGCAAGGGTCTGCGACAGCTTCGTTGGCTGTAGGCGATATTTGGAACGGTGGTAGTGTAGACAAGTGGCTTAAATTGGCATACTTACTTAAAGCACGTTACATTAACAAGCTTATTAAAAAGGGTGAAGGCAGTTATCTTGAAGGGAAATACGATGCCGCAGAAATCTTGGCTTGTCTTGACAAGGCTCAGCAAAGCAATGCCGACAATACCGTATTCAATCATATTGATGCCAATAATTCGCATGATGTATTGGGATGGGATGAACCGGTTGATTATTCACCGCTCTTTTCTGTATGTGGCATGAATGCCGGCTATATGCCTACCAAGATGCTTTACGATAATCTGACAAATTTTGCCGGAAGTGGAATAGAAGATCCGCGTGCCGATAAGATTTTACCTTGGGCATATTCGAAGCAATCAAGTAATTCACCCGCAGAGGTGAAGTTCAAAAACGGTTGGCGTCGTTCTATGGGTGTAGATATGATTGGCAATGATAGTCCCAGCCTTACCGGCGGACCGTTGCGCTCGAACTTCTCGGCAGCCAAAGGTTGGTGGATTGACAGTGAATCTTCTACCCGTAAGGGGGACACTATTTATGTAGAGTGTACCAGTCAGTGCAAAGCTTATCAAGGACGTCCTGATTTACTTTATCGTCGCGATGGCACTGATGCCTCTCGCGAATCGGGAACTTTCTATACTCGCGTGTCTTCTCCCACCTATATTGGAACCTATGCCGAAGCTTGTTTCATACGTGCTGAAGTACTCTTTAACCAAGGTAATAAAGGAGCGGCTTTTAATGCTTATAAGAAAGGTATTGCAGCCAGTATCGACGGTATGAACGATAAGTTGAAAGTGTGGTGCCGTGAAGATGCCAATTTGGAAGCATGCCCCTCGTTCTCTCCTATGACGCAAACCGACATTGACAACTATTTGAACAATGGTATCGGCACTGAAGAGAATATTACTTTGGGCAAGATTCTTACTCAAAAGCGTTTGGCATTGCATTTTTCCATGGAAATTTGGAACGATATGCGTCGCTACGATTTTAATCCGGAGCTTTTCTTAGGCTGGGGTATTCCTGCACGCTATGGCGTTGATGCTACTGCCCAAAAGAATATTCCGCAAGGTAAACAGTTCCGTCGTTGGCAGCAATGCAGTCATGAACTCAACTACAATACGGCCAATCTGCAAGCTATCGGTGCCACTGTTCCGGGAGCTGATACTTCAATTGCACTTTGGAATGCTGCCGAGGACGTATGGACTTTACCCGTATGGTGGGACAGTGCCCAAAACTAA
- a CDS encoding histidinol-phosphatase, giving the protein MGNLTNYHSHSLYCDGRAGMEDFVRFALSEGFTSYGFSSHAPLPFSTAWTMEWDIMDDYLSEFHRLKEKYAGRIELYIGLEIDYLNEASNPSIARFRELPLDYRIGSVHLLYNDKGEVVDVDVPADTFKTIVDGHFCGDLEHVVRLYYGRLTRMLELGGFDIVGHADKMHYNAACYRPGLLDEPWYDELVRAYFADIARRGYQVEVNTKAYHDLGTFYPNERYFSYLHDLGVRVQVNSDSHYPERISNGRPEALCALRKAGYESVMELHGGEWKEMPIVF; this is encoded by the coding sequence GTGGGAAATCTGACGAATTATCATAGCCATAGCCTTTATTGTGACGGGCGTGCCGGCATGGAGGACTTTGTGCGTTTTGCATTGAGTGAAGGTTTTACATCTTATGGCTTTTCATCGCATGCTCCATTGCCTTTTTCTACGGCATGGACTATGGAGTGGGATATCATGGACGACTATCTATCTGAATTCCATCGTCTGAAGGAGAAGTATGCCGGACGTATCGAACTGTATATCGGTCTGGAGATTGATTATCTGAATGAAGCGAGTAATCCGTCCATCGCCCGTTTCAGGGAGTTGCCGTTGGACTACCGTATTGGTTCTGTACATCTTCTCTACAATGACAAAGGGGAAGTGGTGGATGTAGATGTACCTGCGGATACCTTTAAGACCATTGTAGACGGACATTTCTGCGGTGACTTGGAGCATGTGGTCCGTCTCTATTATGGTAGGTTGACGAGGATGCTCGAGCTGGGTGGTTTTGATATTGTGGGCCATGCCGATAAGATGCACTACAATGCAGCATGCTATCGCCCGGGATTGCTGGACGAGCCTTGGTATGATGAGCTGGTTAGGGCGTATTTCGCAGATATTGCCCGTCGCGGCTATCAGGTAGAGGTCAATACCAAAGCCTATCATGACCTGGGTACTTTTTACCCCAATGAGCGGTATTTCTCCTACCTGCATGATTTGGGTGTACGTGTGCAGGTAAACAGTGATTCACACTATCCGGAACGGATAAGCAACGGACGTCCCGAAGCTTTGTGTGCCTTGAGGAAAGCTGGATATGAATCGGTGATGGAACTACACGGAGGAGAATGGAAAGAGATGCCTATCGTGTTTTGA
- a CDS encoding thioredoxin family protein — protein sequence MKKIIAMVALVFSCMLAYAQTNGEVIVMNKAMFIKDVFDYEKSQDWKYKGNKPAIIDLYADWCGPCRMVAPIMKELAKEYADKIVVYKVNVDKEKELAALFNATSIPLFVFIPMNGEPQLFRGAADKATYKKAIDDFLLKTE from the coding sequence ATGAAGAAGATTATAGCAATGGTTGCCCTCGTGTTTTCCTGCATGCTGGCCTATGCTCAAACAAACGGAGAAGTTATCGTCATGAACAAAGCCATGTTCATCAAGGATGTGTTCGACTATGAGAAATCCCAGGACTGGAAATACAAGGGAAACAAGCCTGCCATCATAGACTTATATGCCGACTGGTGCGGACCTTGCCGCATGGTGGCTCCCATTATGAAGGAACTGGCCAAAGAGTATGCCGATAAAATCGTTGTCTACAAAGTCAATGTGGATAAGGAAAAGGAACTGGCAGCGTTGTTCAATGCAACAAGCATCCCTCTTTTTGTATTCATCCCTATGAATGGAGAGCCTCAGCTCTTCCGCGGAGCAGCCGATAAGGCTACCTACAAAAAGGCGATTGACGACTTTTTACTGAAAACAGAATAG